The following proteins are encoded in a genomic region of Paenibacillus sp. FSL R7-0273:
- a CDS encoding alpha-glucosidase/alpha-galactosidase, with protein MNKITFIGAGSTIFAKNVLGDCMMVPALDGFEFSLYDIDEIRLKESESMLTRLRDRYNPAITIKAYVNRREALEGAKYVINAIQVGGYKPSTVIDFEIPKKYGLRQTIADTVGIGGIFRALRTIPVLFDISKDIEEVCPDAWFLNYTNPMASLTGAMLRYTNVKTVGLCHSVQSCTRDLFKALDMETDNLEEKIAGINHMAWLLEVKRNGQDLYPEIKRRAQQKQLSVHDDMVRFELMNKFGYYVTESSEHNAEYHPYFIKRNYPELIDKLNIPLDEYPRRCEQQIRDWEQMRVNLLTDANLTHERSNEYGSRIIEAMETDVAFKFGGNVLNTGGLISNLPIKAVVEVPCTAERSGITPGYIGDLPEQLAALNRSNINTQLLTIEAAVTRKKEHVYQAALLDPHTAAELSMDDIVSLCDDLIEAHGEWLPAFDNQ; from the coding sequence ATGAACAAGATTACATTTATTGGAGCGGGAAGTACCATTTTTGCGAAGAATGTTCTAGGAGATTGCATGATGGTTCCTGCCCTGGACGGATTTGAATTTTCCTTATACGACATCGACGAAATACGCCTGAAAGAATCGGAGAGCATGCTGACCCGTTTAAGAGACCGTTACAATCCGGCCATTACAATTAAAGCCTATGTAAACAGGAGAGAAGCATTGGAGGGAGCTAAGTATGTCATTAATGCGATCCAAGTGGGCGGATATAAACCAAGCACTGTGATCGATTTTGAGATCCCCAAGAAATACGGTCTCCGCCAGACGATTGCCGATACCGTGGGAATCGGCGGCATTTTCAGAGCGCTTCGGACCATCCCTGTCCTATTTGACATTTCTAAAGATATTGAGGAAGTATGCCCTGATGCCTGGTTCTTAAATTATACGAATCCGATGGCCTCGTTAACGGGTGCAATGCTTAGATATACGAATGTCAAAACCGTTGGTTTATGCCACAGTGTCCAATCCTGTACCAGAGATCTTTTTAAGGCATTGGACATGGAGACTGACAATCTGGAAGAAAAGATTGCAGGCATTAACCATATGGCCTGGCTGCTGGAAGTGAAGCGGAATGGACAGGATTTATATCCGGAAATCAAACGGCGGGCGCAGCAGAAGCAATTGTCTGTACATGATGATATGGTCCGTTTTGAACTAATGAATAAATTCGGATATTATGTTACAGAATCCTCCGAGCATAATGCTGAATACCATCCTTATTTTATTAAGCGCAATTATCCGGAGCTGATAGACAAATTAAACATACCGCTGGATGAATATCCCCGCCGCTGTGAGCAGCAGATCCGGGATTGGGAACAGATGCGGGTGAATCTTTTAACCGACGCGAATCTGACTCACGAGCGTTCCAACGAATACGGCTCCAGAATTATTGAAGCTATGGAAACTGATGTTGCATTTAAGTTTGGAGGCAACGTACTGAATACAGGCGGTCTTATCAGCAATTTGCCTATTAAAGCCGTTGTAGAAGTACCCTGTACCGCTGAACGCAGCGGAATCACCCCAGGCTATATCGGAGACTTGCCAGAGCAGCTGGCTGCATTAAACCGGAGTAATATTAATACCCAGCTTCTTACGATTGAAGCGGCTGTTACCCGGAAAAAGGAGCATGTATACCAGGCTGCGCTGCTTGATCCGCATACAGCAGCAGAGTTATCAATGGATGATATCGTTTCCCTGTGTGATGATTTGATAGAAGCGCACGGAGAATGGCTGCCGGCTTTTGATAATCAATAA
- a CDS encoding carbohydrate ABC transporter permease, with product MALGAILMVFPFLWTVSSSLKDLSQIFLVPPTWLPNPVKWSNYIDSLTAMPFGAAYWNSFYITAVSVTATLLTASMAAYAFAKIRFPGANFLFILFLATMMIPRQVTMIPLYLIMSKIGWLDSHLSLIVPGALFNAFAVFLLRQFIMSIPKELEEAAFIDGAGSFRIYWKIILPLIRPALAAVGIFVFLGSWNNFLDALIFLNTPEKFTVPLLLNTFKGLYIADWALMMAGTTISVIPVLLIYIVAQKQIIEGVTLTGIK from the coding sequence ATGGCCCTTGGTGCAATTCTCATGGTTTTCCCGTTTCTTTGGACGGTGAGCAGCTCTTTAAAAGACCTTTCACAAATTTTTCTAGTCCCGCCGACATGGCTTCCTAATCCGGTTAAATGGTCAAATTATATCGACTCGTTAACGGCAATGCCGTTTGGCGCAGCTTATTGGAATAGCTTTTATATTACAGCCGTATCAGTGACAGCTACTTTACTGACAGCCTCAATGGCGGCCTATGCCTTTGCCAAGATCCGTTTTCCGGGTGCCAATTTTCTATTTATTCTATTTTTGGCAACGATGATGATCCCCCGGCAAGTAACAATGATTCCTTTGTATTTGATTATGTCAAAGATCGGATGGCTTGATTCTCACCTGTCACTGATTGTTCCGGGCGCTTTATTCAATGCTTTTGCTGTATTTCTATTACGGCAGTTTATTATGAGTATTCCGAAAGAGCTGGAAGAGGCGGCGTTCATCGATGGAGCAGGAAGCTTCAGAATCTACTGGAAAATCATCCTGCCGTTGATTCGTCCGGCTCTGGCTGCTGTTGGAATCTTTGTTTTCCTTGGCTCATGGAACAATTTCCTTGATGCGCTGATTTTTCTAAACACACCAGAGAAATTTACGGTACCCCTGTTACTGAATACGTTTAAGGGTCTTTACATCGCAGATTGGGCCTTGATGATGGCCGGAACAACCATTTCTGTTATTCCGGTACTTCTTATTTATATTGTAGCCCAAAAACAAATTATTGAAGGTGTCACGTTAACCGGAATTAAATGA
- a CDS encoding carbohydrate ABC transporter permease, translating to MQNQRRQLAGFLFITPQLIGLLVFSLFPVMYALVLSFMDWDGFGARTFVGFANFVDQFNNPDFWTAMRNTIYYMVLVIPFNISLSLLVAVGLNKITGKGLYRVFYFMPVVTSSVSIGVIWMWILNGDFGILNSFLGYLGIQGPDWLTDTNWVIPSIAMLSIWWGLGNNMVIFLAGLQGISRSYYEAAEIDGASRFRQFLSITLPLLSPTTFFIAIMAIINSFQVFDQAFVMTNGGPAKASYTIVYHIYQQGFIDFRMGQSAASAMILFFIILVFTLIQFKVSKRWVHYGE from the coding sequence ATGCAAAATCAGCGAAGGCAGTTAGCGGGATTTCTATTTATTACACCACAATTAATAGGCCTCCTGGTATTTTCTTTATTCCCTGTAATGTATGCGCTGGTATTAAGCTTTATGGACTGGGATGGTTTTGGGGCGAGGACATTTGTTGGTTTCGCAAATTTCGTTGACCAGTTCAATAACCCGGATTTTTGGACCGCGATGAGAAACACGATTTATTATATGGTATTAGTTATTCCCTTTAACATCTCCCTGTCCCTGCTTGTTGCAGTCGGGCTGAACAAGATTACCGGCAAAGGATTGTACCGTGTATTTTACTTCATGCCGGTAGTCACCAGTTCGGTATCCATCGGGGTCATCTGGATGTGGATTCTGAACGGGGACTTTGGGATTTTAAATTCATTTCTGGGCTATCTCGGAATACAGGGTCCTGACTGGCTGACCGATACCAACTGGGTCATTCCTTCAATCGCTATGCTAAGTATCTGGTGGGGGCTTGGTAATAATATGGTTATTTTCCTTGCCGGCTTGCAGGGGATATCCAGAAGCTATTATGAAGCGGCTGAGATTGACGGCGCTTCGCGCTTCAGGCAGTTTTTGAGCATTACTTTGCCGCTGCTATCTCCTACTACCTTTTTCATTGCGATTATGGCGATTATCAATTCCTTTCAAGTCTTTGATCAGGCATTCGTAATGACCAACGGTGGACCCGCCAAAGCCAGTTATACAATTGTATACCATATATATCAGCAGGGCTTTATTGACTTTAGGATGGGCCAGAGTGCTGCATCAGCCATGATTCTGTTCTTTATCATCCTGGTGTTCACTTTAATTCAGTTTAAGGTTTCAAAAAGGTGGGTGCATTATGGCGAATAG
- a CDS encoding ABC transporter substrate-binding protein yields MKITSSQVLKTAPALLAGLIALSGCSSNTSTSSGSGEDSSGKTVNLTMSAWGNPDELKIYQKGIDAYSKINPNVNIKLVPVASDGYEQKLLTQLQGGNAPDVFYISDSTMIKLVQNNSLADLSGFMKTDSSYAKADEYAEGLWGAAKDGDNIYGITMDCNPLVMYYNKKMFSDLGIKTPQEYFDEDSWNWEAFDEVTKQLKDAGKQGYIGETWTMDTWIWSNGGLTNDDEGNYVMDQDPRAREAIQFISDLTEKGQMKYAGSLPKGQGLDAMFMSNQVGIIAAGRWLTPMFTANNLDFDYIYWPSNTGNKMEPVQVPIAFVSVNKESKQQEEAMKFLTFYVSKEGQKARLSGNGSSVPSVAGIDDIITNDKTVGHARYFIDAREKGYANGSLRQFKGRVPGLSERINEQYDLLLLGKQNVDKTIENITKQTEKLTLQSGAAK; encoded by the coding sequence ATGAAAATAACATCAAGCCAAGTTCTGAAGACTGCTCCTGCCCTTCTTGCAGGCTTAATTGCTCTTTCCGGATGCAGCAGCAATACCTCTACATCTTCGGGATCTGGAGAGGATTCATCCGGTAAAACTGTTAATCTTACAATGTCTGCCTGGGGCAACCCGGATGAACTGAAAATTTATCAGAAAGGCATAGATGCTTATAGCAAAATAAATCCAAACGTAAACATTAAATTGGTACCGGTTGCAAGTGACGGATACGAGCAAAAGCTGTTGACACAGCTGCAGGGAGGAAATGCGCCGGACGTTTTCTATATCTCAGATTCTACGATGATCAAATTAGTGCAGAACAACTCTTTGGCCGATTTAAGCGGATTTATGAAAACAGACAGCAGCTACGCCAAGGCGGATGAGTATGCAGAAGGCCTATGGGGAGCCGCAAAAGACGGCGACAACATTTATGGGATTACCATGGACTGCAATCCCTTAGTCATGTATTACAACAAGAAGATGTTCAGTGATTTGGGGATAAAGACACCCCAGGAATATTTTGATGAGGACAGCTGGAACTGGGAGGCCTTTGACGAGGTAACGAAGCAGCTGAAGGACGCCGGCAAGCAAGGGTATATCGGGGAAACATGGACAATGGATACTTGGATCTGGTCCAATGGGGGCCTTACCAATGACGATGAAGGAAATTATGTTATGGATCAGGACCCAAGAGCACGTGAAGCCATTCAATTCATAAGCGATTTGACGGAGAAGGGACAGATGAAATATGCAGGCTCCCTTCCAAAGGGGCAGGGGCTTGATGCCATGTTCATGTCCAATCAAGTAGGCATTATAGCGGCAGGACGCTGGTTAACTCCAATGTTCACGGCGAACAACCTTGATTTTGACTACATCTACTGGCCATCCAACACCGGCAACAAAATGGAACCCGTGCAGGTGCCTATCGCCTTTGTTTCTGTAAATAAAGAATCTAAGCAACAGGAAGAAGCGATGAAGTTCTTGACATTCTATGTTTCAAAAGAGGGTCAAAAGGCGCGTCTATCCGGAAACGGCAGCTCGGTACCGTCGGTCGCCGGAATTGACGATATCATAACGAACGATAAAACTGTCGGGCATGCCCGGTATTTCATTGACGCCAGGGAAAAGGGATATGCCAACGGTTCCTTAAGACAATTTAAAGGCCGTGTACCCGGCTTAAGTGAAAGAATTAATGAACAGTATGATTTACTGCTCCTGGGCAAACAAAATGTGGACAAGACCATTGAAAACATTACTAAACAAACCGAAAAATTAACACTGCAATCCGGCGCGGCAAAGTAA
- a CDS encoding AraC family transcriptional regulator: protein MENDVTSRKWNQTSVSFHFITPMPYILLQGAGYELITSHDYIWDGRNRTGDHCVLQYTLEGRGEIETGGRKYSLERGDAFLADIPGDHIYRLPSDSSRWEVLYFELSHLALNLLQEWIDINGYIFRIEPDSELEQLLWRTYREAIEDSYSDIYQCSRAAYSLAMSLASHLVNIDRNAPLPPLVERCKTFIDSNLQQSIGLEDMAEFAGCSKFHLTREFERSLGFSPGRYLIRMRLERAATLLLEPTNLTLEQVAKQSGFSNANYFGKVFRKYTGMAPGEFRTEGNLYQIRRLIGNGQ, encoded by the coding sequence GTGGAAAACGATGTAACCAGCAGGAAGTGGAACCAGACCTCGGTATCTTTTCATTTCATTACACCAATGCCATATATTCTGTTGCAGGGGGCCGGCTATGAGCTGATTACTTCTCATGATTATATCTGGGACGGGCGGAACCGGACCGGAGATCATTGTGTGCTCCAGTATACTTTGGAGGGCCGCGGCGAAATTGAAACAGGGGGCAGAAAATATTCCCTTGAGCGCGGTGATGCCTTTTTGGCTGACATACCCGGCGATCATATCTACCGTCTTCCCTCTGATTCTTCCAGATGGGAGGTGCTTTATTTCGAGCTGTCCCATCTGGCGCTCAATCTTCTTCAGGAGTGGATTGATATTAACGGCTATATTTTCCGGATCGAACCGGACTCTGAATTAGAGCAGCTTCTATGGCGTACCTACCGGGAGGCCATTGAAGACAGCTACAGCGATATTTATCAGTGTTCCCGTGCCGCGTATTCGCTCGCCATGTCACTTGCCAGCCATTTGGTCAATATTGACAGGAATGCACCGTTGCCTCCACTTGTAGAGCGGTGCAAGACGTTTATTGACAGCAATCTTCAGCAGAGCATCGGGCTGGAGGACATGGCGGAATTCGCGGGTTGCTCCAAATTTCATCTTACGCGTGAGTTTGAGCGGAGCCTTGGCTTTTCCCCTGGACGGTATTTAATCCGGATGAGGCTGGAGAGAGCGGCAACCCTGCTGCTGGAGCCGACCAATCTTACACTGGAGCAGGTGGCGAAGCAGTCAGGTTTTTCTAATGCGAATTACTTCGGCAAAGTTTTCCGGAAGTATACAGGGATGGCACCGGGAGAATTCCGTACAGAAGGGAACCTGTATCAAATCCGGCGCTTGATCGGAAATGGTCAATAG
- a CDS encoding alpha-galactosidase, with product MGIIYDEEYKVFHLQTPGSSYCMQIIRDGYLGHLYWGKRIAVYRNSLPFDYIDRGFSPNPDPADRSFSLDNLPQEYPGYGNGDFGFPAYQAGQSNGSEICDLRYSAHRIYAGKPKLPGLPSTYIELDKEADTLELVLEDHLTGLQVTLIYTVFNELDAIARSVQFNNKGTGSLSLQRALSASIDFRDDGYDILTFYGSHTNERNIARRPLMPGIQSAESRRGASSPQQNPFLALLRPGADEDNGEVYALSLVYSGNFIAQAEVQQYRTTRVSIGINPFGFSWKLAPGGEFQTPETVLVYSGQGLGGMSRVFNKLYRTRLCRGKFRDAERPVLINNWEATYFGFDEDKITEIASAGKALGMELFVLDDGWFGKRDNDLSSLGDWTVDNRKLPGGLNSLVQRITGMDMQFGLWFEPEMVSPDSELYRNHPDWCLHVADRPRTVGRNQLVLDLSRQDVCDYIAGAMGDILSSAPITYVKWDMNRHLTEIGSALLPAERQRETGHRYILGLYSILERLTSSFPEVLFESCSSGGGRYDAGMLYYMPQTWASDNTDAVSRLKIQYGNSMVYPAVSMGAHVSGVPNHQVSRSTPLGTRAHVAMSGNLGYELDLTQLSPEEKIHVKSQVALYKEIRPLIQFGDFYRILSPFEGNETAWAFVSADQSEAVLAFFRVLSQPGERVPILKCKGLNPAYVYRHHETCQVYGGDELMYAGLTLPVLTGDYASLFWRFSRVEG from the coding sequence ATGGGCATCATTTACGACGAAGAATATAAGGTATTTCATCTGCAGACCCCGGGGTCCAGCTACTGTATGCAAATTATTCGTGACGGGTATCTGGGACATTTATATTGGGGGAAAAGGATAGCTGTTTACCGGAATTCCCTGCCCTTTGACTATATTGACCGGGGCTTCTCTCCGAATCCTGACCCTGCAGACCGGAGCTTCTCCCTGGACAATCTTCCCCAGGAGTATCCGGGCTACGGAAACGGTGATTTCGGCTTCCCCGCCTATCAGGCAGGCCAGTCTAACGGGTCCGAAATCTGTGATCTCCGTTATTCGGCACACCGGATATATGCCGGCAAGCCTAAGCTCCCCGGACTTCCGTCCACTTATATTGAGCTGGATAAAGAAGCCGACACACTGGAGCTTGTCCTTGAAGATCATCTGACCGGTCTGCAGGTTACCCTGATCTATACGGTCTTTAACGAATTGGATGCTATTGCGCGTTCTGTACAATTCAATAATAAGGGCACCGGCAGTCTCAGCCTGCAGCGTGCCTTAAGCGCAAGTATTGATTTCAGGGATGACGGGTATGACATACTGACCTTCTACGGGTCACATACCAATGAACGGAATATCGCGCGCAGGCCTCTTATGCCCGGAATCCAGAGCGCGGAAAGCCGCAGAGGAGCCAGCAGTCCGCAGCAGAATCCCTTTCTGGCCTTGCTTCGGCCAGGTGCTGATGAGGATAACGGTGAAGTCTACGCGCTTAGCCTCGTTTACAGCGGGAATTTCATTGCACAGGCTGAGGTTCAGCAATACCGGACCACCAGGGTATCTATTGGCATCAACCCGTTCGGCTTCTCCTGGAAACTTGCTCCAGGCGGGGAATTCCAGACTCCTGAAACGGTTCTGGTCTACTCTGGCCAAGGCCTCGGCGGAATGTCCCGTGTCTTCAATAAGCTCTACCGTACAAGGCTGTGCCGGGGTAAATTCCGTGATGCTGAACGGCCGGTTCTAATCAATAACTGGGAGGCCACCTACTTCGGTTTTGACGAGGATAAGATCACAGAAATCGCCAGTGCAGGAAAGGCCCTGGGGATGGAGCTCTTTGTGCTTGATGACGGATGGTTCGGCAAACGTGACAATGATTTAAGTTCGCTTGGCGACTGGACGGTTGACAACCGCAAGCTTCCCGGAGGACTCAACAGCCTGGTGCAGCGGATAACCGGAATGGACATGCAGTTCGGACTGTGGTTCGAACCGGAGATGGTCTCACCTGACAGTGAGCTTTACCGCAATCACCCTGACTGGTGCCTTCATGTGGCAGACCGCCCCCGTACAGTAGGCCGGAATCAGCTTGTCCTTGATTTGTCACGGCAGGATGTGTGTGATTATATTGCGGGTGCTATGGGTGACATTCTGTCTTCGGCTCCCATAACCTATGTTAAATGGGACATGAACCGCCATTTGACAGAGATTGGCTCTGCGCTGCTTCCGGCGGAGCGCCAGCGTGAAACCGGACACCGTTACATCCTCGGTCTATACAGCATACTCGAGAGACTCACTTCCTCCTTTCCAGAGGTTCTGTTCGAGAGCTGTTCCAGCGGCGGTGGACGCTATGATGCCGGCATGCTCTACTACATGCCTCAGACATGGGCAAGCGACAATACCGATGCGGTAAGCCGGCTCAAAATCCAATACGGCAACAGTATGGTTTATCCTGCAGTGTCTATGGGGGCTCATGTTTCCGGTGTGCCCAATCACCAGGTCAGCCGGTCGACTCCTCTCGGCACCAGGGCACATGTTGCCATGTCGGGTAACCTTGGGTACGAACTGGACCTTACCCAATTGTCTCCGGAAGAAAAGATACACGTCAAATCCCAGGTTGCGCTATATAAAGAAATCCGCCCGCTCATTCAATTCGGGGATTTTTACCGGATTTTAAGCCCGTTTGAAGGGAATGAAACCGCCTGGGCTTTTGTTTCTGCCGATCAAAGCGAGGCTGTGCTTGCCTTTTTCCGGGTGCTTAGCCAGCCTGGTGAAAGAGTCCCTATTCTAAAATGCAAAGGCCTAAACCCCGCTTATGTGTATCGTCATCATGAAACATGCCAGGTGTACGGCGGAGATGAGCTGATGTATGCCGGACTGACACTTCCTGTCCTTACAGGAGATTATGCCTCCCTCTTCTGGCGGTTTAGCAGAGTTGAAGGATAA
- a CDS encoding beta-glucosidase family protein, giving the protein MNKSPDELLKELTLTEKASLVAGLNMWMTKGIERLNIPPVHMYDGTNGIRKTNSNEEMGITTENVPATCYPTGSAIGSSWNTALLHEVGVALGRESKTMEVELLLGPGVNMKRTPLGGRNFEYYSEDPCLTGELGAAFINGIQSEGVGASVKHFAGNNQEFEKMVTSSEIDERTLREIYLSAFERIIKKSDPWTVMCSYNLLNGTYTSENEHLLNDILREEWGYEGVVLSDWTAVNDRIRGLKAGLDLEMPGPAHYNAKAIVEAVQDGKLSEEQLDKSVGRILKLVERVTGNKAAEKEDADYHTLARKAAAESIVLLKNDNAILPLRPETASSIAVIGRFAVKPRIQGAGSAKVTPTRVDIPLEEIKELAGSLATVSYTAGYPEDDSVNEELIKESVTLAKNADVAVLFVGQPEYAESEMHDLKGIELPEHQVKLIQAVAAVQPKCIVITSSGSALVMRPWVQHVPAVIHSWLSGQGMGRSIAEVLFGYTNPSGKLSETFPVKLSDNPSHMRIRGENGKLYYREGLFVGYRYYDRKELAPQFPFGHGLSYTSFAYTDLEVVQHGTGVKVSFQLTNTGKRRGKEVVQLYVHDEECKWTRPEKELKAFAKVELDPGEQQTIVFELEERDFSYFNTKYNRWVADTGYFQILLGSSSKDIRITGRLHCDFGKEEITFHKFSLLSEWVSDPAAKAVLEECLNEMNEHVTDKVYLNEEFVGFWEDFPMIKVFQMFGQTWMNERSPDQVIQELIERVERVRTN; this is encoded by the coding sequence ATGAATAAATCACCTGATGAATTGTTGAAGGAATTGACCCTTACCGAAAAAGCCTCGCTTGTTGCGGGACTGAATATGTGGATGACCAAAGGGATCGAGCGGCTAAATATTCCGCCAGTTCATATGTATGACGGAACCAACGGGATTCGCAAGACGAACAGTAATGAAGAGATGGGAATCACCACGGAAAATGTACCGGCAACCTGTTACCCGACAGGGTCTGCGATCGGCTCTTCCTGGAATACAGCGCTGCTGCATGAGGTAGGAGTGGCGCTTGGACGGGAGTCCAAGACGATGGAGGTAGAGCTGCTGCTCGGTCCGGGCGTCAATATGAAAAGAACACCGCTTGGCGGAAGAAACTTCGAATACTATTCGGAGGACCCCTGCCTGACGGGCGAGCTTGGCGCAGCCTTCATTAACGGTATCCAAAGCGAAGGTGTCGGAGCTTCGGTCAAGCACTTTGCAGGCAACAACCAGGAGTTCGAGAAAATGGTGACCAGCTCGGAAATCGATGAGCGGACACTGCGCGAAATTTACCTGAGCGCCTTTGAACGGATTATCAAGAAATCCGATCCCTGGACGGTCATGTGCTCCTATAACCTGCTGAATGGCACCTATACCAGCGAGAACGAGCATTTGTTAAACGATATTCTCAGAGAAGAGTGGGGCTATGAAGGCGTAGTCCTGTCCGACTGGACAGCCGTTAATGACCGGATACGCGGGCTAAAGGCCGGACTTGACCTTGAAATGCCGGGCCCTGCCCACTACAATGCCAAAGCCATAGTAGAGGCGGTTCAGGACGGGAAGCTATCCGAAGAGCAGCTGGACAAGAGTGTGGGCCGTATCCTTAAGCTGGTTGAACGGGTTACCGGAAACAAAGCTGCTGAAAAAGAGGATGCAGATTACCATACGCTGGCCCGTAAAGCGGCGGCCGAAAGCATCGTGCTGCTGAAGAACGATAACGCGATTCTCCCGCTGCGGCCGGAAACGGCTTCGTCGATTGCCGTAATCGGACGTTTTGCGGTGAAGCCAAGAATCCAGGGGGCCGGCAGTGCCAAGGTAACCCCTACCAGAGTCGATATCCCGTTGGAGGAAATCAAAGAGCTGGCAGGTAGTCTGGCTACGGTAAGCTATACTGCCGGATACCCGGAAGATGATTCTGTGAATGAAGAGCTTATTAAGGAAAGTGTAACGCTGGCCAAGAACGCCGATGTGGCTGTGCTGTTCGTAGGCCAGCCGGAATACGCCGAATCCGAAATGCATGATTTGAAGGGCATCGAGCTTCCGGAGCACCAGGTCAAGCTGATTCAGGCGGTTGCCGCTGTTCAGCCAAAATGTATCGTAATAACCAGCAGCGGCTCGGCGCTGGTCATGCGTCCATGGGTGCAGCATGTTCCTGCCGTCATCCATTCCTGGCTGTCGGGTCAAGGCATGGGCAGATCCATAGCAGAGGTATTGTTCGGTTACACCAATCCTTCAGGCAAGCTGTCGGAGACCTTCCCTGTGAAGCTGTCGGATAATCCTTCGCATATGCGGATCCGCGGAGAGAACGGCAAGCTGTATTACCGCGAAGGCCTGTTCGTGGGTTACCGCTACTACGACCGTAAGGAGCTGGCGCCGCAATTCCCGTTCGGACACGGCCTGTCCTACACTTCATTTGCCTATACGGATCTGGAAGTAGTACAGCACGGGACTGGAGTTAAAGTTTCTTTTCAACTTACAAACACAGGCAAGCGCAGAGGGAAAGAAGTCGTGCAGCTGTACGTACATGATGAAGAGTGCAAGTGGACCCGGCCGGAGAAGGAGCTGAAGGCCTTTGCCAAGGTGGAGCTTGATCCGGGCGAACAACAGACGATTGTCTTTGAGCTGGAGGAGAGAGATTTTTCATACTTCAATACCAAGTACAACCGCTGGGTCGCAGACACAGGATATTTTCAGATTCTGCTGGGCAGCTCGTCCAAGGACATCCGGATCACAGGAAGGCTGCACTGTGACTTCGGGAAGGAAGAGATCACCTTCCACAAATTCAGCCTTCTCAGCGAATGGGTCAGTGACCCCGCCGCAAAAGCCGTATTGGAAGAGTGCCTGAATGAAATGAATGAGCATGTCACAGACAAGGTATATCTTAACGAGGAGTTTGTCGGCTTCTGGGAGGACTTCCCCATGATAAAGGTCTTCCAGATGTTCGGCCAGACCTGGATGAACGAGCGCTCACCGGATCAAGTGATTCAGGAGCTTATTGAACGGGTTGAGCGGGTGCGGACTAATTAA
- a CDS encoding PTS sugar transporter subunit IIC, translated as MKRFMKWMTESFAPRLEAFTNNLWVASIQEAIMVAIPMIFIGSIITLISILKDFIPGMPDLTPITTFSFGLLGLFIAFLTPYTVMEKRERHKIKLLAGMSGVSLFVMLLNPTLNEDGTIQFILERFGPSGMITALLVGVFVALVMNLCNKFSFFKKGSSLPEFIMDWFDFLVPIALILTTGWVLVYQLHFDIFALIVNVFEPINAMGQSLTGFVLFNFIGVVLYSFGVSPWVMTPIWYAIWIPAIEQNAALVAAGQDPVNINTFETFFSGWLGIGGMGATLPLVVWFLLARSKKLKSVGKATILPSLFNINEPVVYGAPIAFNPLLMVPMWINGLITPILVYIVLDMGLVRIPSQIFQLWYTPIGLSTYLMSGFNGLILLAVVLLIVFAVWFPFFKLYDAQELKKEQEN; from the coding sequence ATGAAGCGTTTCATGAAGTGGATGACAGAATCGTTTGCACCTAGGTTGGAGGCGTTTACGAATAATCTCTGGGTTGCATCCATTCAGGAAGCCATTATGGTGGCGATTCCGATGATTTTTATCGGCTCGATTATCACACTCATTTCAATCTTGAAGGATTTCATTCCGGGGATGCCGGATCTTACACCCATCACGACCTTTAGCTTCGGGCTGTTGGGGTTGTTTATTGCTTTTTTAACGCCGTACACCGTCATGGAAAAAAGAGAGCGTCACAAAATCAAGCTGCTGGCGGGAATGAGCGGGGTCTCCCTCTTCGTGATGCTGCTTAACCCGACCCTAAATGAAGACGGAACCATCCAGTTCATTCTGGAGCGGTTTGGGCCTTCGGGGATGATTACGGCACTTCTGGTTGGTGTGTTTGTTGCGCTTGTCATGAATCTGTGCAACAAATTCTCGTTCTTCAAAAAGGGCTCCTCCCTTCCCGAGTTCATTATGGACTGGTTTGATTTTCTCGTGCCGATTGCCCTTATTTTAACTACAGGCTGGGTTCTGGTCTATCAGCTTCACTTCGATATTTTTGCACTGATTGTCAATGTGTTCGAGCCCATCAATGCCATGGGTCAAAGTCTGACCGGCTTCGTATTGTTTAACTTTATCGGCGTGGTGCTGTATTCCTTCGGTGTAAGCCCTTGGGTGATGACTCCGATCTGGTACGCCATTTGGATTCCTGCCATTGAACAGAATGCGGCCCTCGTTGCAGCCGGTCAGGACCCGGTCAATATCAATACGTTTGAAACCTTTTTCTCCGGCTGGCTGGGTATTGGAGGGATGGGCGCTACGCTGCCTTTAGTGGTCTGGTTCCTGCTGGCCCGGTCCAAAAAGCTGAAGTCTGTCGGCAAAGCGACCATCCTTCCGTCCTTGTTCAACATTAACGAGCCGGTTGTGTACGGGGCACCGATTGCGTTCAATCCGCTGCTTATGGTGCCGATGTGGATTAACGGGCTGATCACGCCAATTCTCGTGTATATCGTCCTCGATATGGGGCTGGTGCGGATTCCAAGCCAAATCTTCCAGCTGTGGTATACCCCGATCGGGCTGTCTACCTACCTGATGAGCGGATTTAACGGACTTATTCTGCTGGCGGTCGTTCTGCTGATTGTGTTTGCGGTCTGGTTCCCGTTCTTCAAGCTGTATGATGCCCAGGAGCTGAAAAAGGAACAGGAAAATTAA